From a single Apium graveolens cultivar Ventura chromosome 2, ASM990537v1, whole genome shotgun sequence genomic region:
- the LOC141708744 gene encoding putative inactive purple acid phosphatase 28 isoform X1 has protein sequence MNSQQQTWIQSVVYVTLISLCLYYIQNLISSKLLLADLNNNTIIRKKQPSLPLHFRSDGTFKILQVADMHYGNGITTRCRDVLATEFEYCSDLNTTRFLKRMIEAEKPDFIAFTGDNIFGTSASDAAESLFEVFGPVIESRLPWAAVLGNHDQESTMTREELMTFISLMDYSLSQPNPSAGYTDEHPPTHIDGYGNYNLQVFGALGSPLANSSVLNLYFLDSGDRAVVNGIRTYGWIKESQLLWLRGISKKLQGQIQESDQVLGTLPSMTPSLAFFHIPIPEIRTGPLEAIVGEYREHAASSLVNSGVLQSFVSMGDVKAVFIGHDHTNDFCGYLKGIWFCYGGGFGYHGYGRAGIPRRARVILMELEKGAKEWMGVERIETWKRYDDEKLSKVDEQVLWDIGSSR, from the exons ATGAATTCTCAACAACAAACATGGATCCAATCTGTTGTTTACGTCACTTTAATCTCACTTTGTTTGTACTATATTCAAAACTTAATCTCTTCTAAATTGTTATTAGCAGACCTTAACAACAACACAATCATTCGCAAGAAACAACCATCTCTCCCACTTCATTTTCGCTCGGATGGAACTTTCAAAATCCTccag GTGGCTGATATGCACTATGGGAATGGGATAACAACTCGGTGCAGAGATGTGTTAGCTACTGAGTTTGAGTATTGTTCCGATCTTAACACTACCCGCTTCTTGAAAAGGATGATTGAAGCAGAGAAGCCTGATTTTATTGCTTTTACTG GTGATAATATATTTGGGACAAGTGCTTCTGATGCTGCAGAATCGCTGTTTGAAGTTTTTGGACCCGTTATAGAATCTAGGCTTCCGTGGGCAGCTGTCCTAGGAAACCATGATCAGGAATCCACCATGACTCGTGAGGAATTAATGACTTTTATCTCTCTCATGGATTATTCACTGTCACAACCCAACCCATCAGCCGGATATACCGATGAACATCCTCCAACACATATTGATGGTTATGGGAATTACAATCTCCAAGTTTTTGGTGCGTTAGGTTCCCCATTGGCGAACAGCAGTGTTCTTAATCTCTACTTTCTTGACAGTGGAGACAGAGCTGTCGTTAATGGAATTAGAACGTATGGATGGATTAAAGAATCTCAACTTCTTTGGCTACGCGGTATTTCTAAAAAACTTCAG GGGCAAATTCAGGAAAGTGATCAGGTATTAGGCACTCTTCCTTCCATGACTCCATCACTGGCATTCTTCCATATTCCAATTCCAGAAATCCGTACAGGGCCTTTGGAAGCCATTGTTGGTGAGTATCGGGAACATGCAGCCTCTTCATTAGTTAACTCTGGAGTTCTGCAAAGTTTTGTTTCAATGGGTGATGTAAAGGCTGTTTTCATTGGTCATGATCACACTAACGACTTCTGTGGGTATCTAAAAGGTATATGGTTTTGTTATGGTGGAGGTTTTGGGTATCATGGTTATGGAAGGGCTGGAATACCGAGACGAGCAAGGGTTATACTGATGGAACTTGAAAAGGGGGCCAAGGAATGGATGGGAGTGGAGAGGATAGAAACGTGGAAGAGATATGACGACGAGAAGTTGAGCAAAGTTGATGAGCAGGTCTTATGGGACATTGGGTCTTCTAGATGA
- the LOC141708744 gene encoding putative inactive purple acid phosphatase 28 isoform X3, producing the protein MNSQQQTWIQSVVYVTLISLCLYYIQNLISSKLLLADLNNNTIIRKKQPSLPLHFRSDGTFKILQVADMHYGNGITTRCRDVLATEFEYCSDLNTTRFLKRMIEAEKPDFIAFTESLFEVFGPVIESRLPWAAVLGNHDQESTMTREELMTFISLMDYSLSQPNPSAGYTDEHPPTHIDGYGNYNLQVFGALGSPLANSSVLNLYFLDSGDRAVVNGIRTYGWIKESQLLWLRGISKKLQGQIQESDQVLGTLPSMTPSLAFFHIPIPEIRTGPLEAIVGEYREHAASSLVNSGVLQSFVSMGDVKAVFIGHDHTNDFCGYLKGIWFCYGGGFGYHGYGRAGIPRRARVILMELEKGAKEWMGVERIETWKRYDDEKLSKVDEQVLWDIGSSR; encoded by the exons ATGAATTCTCAACAACAAACATGGATCCAATCTGTTGTTTACGTCACTTTAATCTCACTTTGTTTGTACTATATTCAAAACTTAATCTCTTCTAAATTGTTATTAGCAGACCTTAACAACAACACAATCATTCGCAAGAAACAACCATCTCTCCCACTTCATTTTCGCTCGGATGGAACTTTCAAAATCCTccag GTGGCTGATATGCACTATGGGAATGGGATAACAACTCGGTGCAGAGATGTGTTAGCTACTGAGTTTGAGTATTGTTCCGATCTTAACACTACCCGCTTCTTGAAAAGGATGATTGAAGCAGAGAAGCCTGATTTTATTGCTTTTACTG AATCGCTGTTTGAAGTTTTTGGACCCGTTATAGAATCTAGGCTTCCGTGGGCAGCTGTCCTAGGAAACCATGATCAGGAATCCACCATGACTCGTGAGGAATTAATGACTTTTATCTCTCTCATGGATTATTCACTGTCACAACCCAACCCATCAGCCGGATATACCGATGAACATCCTCCAACACATATTGATGGTTATGGGAATTACAATCTCCAAGTTTTTGGTGCGTTAGGTTCCCCATTGGCGAACAGCAGTGTTCTTAATCTCTACTTTCTTGACAGTGGAGACAGAGCTGTCGTTAATGGAATTAGAACGTATGGATGGATTAAAGAATCTCAACTTCTTTGGCTACGCGGTATTTCTAAAAAACTTCAG GGGCAAATTCAGGAAAGTGATCAGGTATTAGGCACTCTTCCTTCCATGACTCCATCACTGGCATTCTTCCATATTCCAATTCCAGAAATCCGTACAGGGCCTTTGGAAGCCATTGTTGGTGAGTATCGGGAACATGCAGCCTCTTCATTAGTTAACTCTGGAGTTCTGCAAAGTTTTGTTTCAATGGGTGATGTAAAGGCTGTTTTCATTGGTCATGATCACACTAACGACTTCTGTGGGTATCTAAAAGGTATATGGTTTTGTTATGGTGGAGGTTTTGGGTATCATGGTTATGGAAGGGCTGGAATACCGAGACGAGCAAGGGTTATACTGATGGAACTTGAAAAGGGGGCCAAGGAATGGATGGGAGTGGAGAGGATAGAAACGTGGAAGAGATATGACGACGAGAAGTTGAGCAAAGTTGATGAGCAGGTCTTATGGGACATTGGGTCTTCTAGATGA
- the LOC141708744 gene encoding putative inactive purple acid phosphatase 28 isoform X2, translating into MNSQQQTWIQSVVYVTLISLCLYYIQNLISSKLLLADLNNNTIIRKKQPSLPLHFRSDGTFKILQVADMHYGNGITTRCRDVLATEFEYCSDLNTTRFLKRMIEAEKPDFIAFTGDNIFGTSASDAAESLFEVFGPVIESRLPWAAVLGNHDQESTMTREELMTFISLMDYSLSQPNPSAGYTDEHPPTHIDGYGNYNLQVFGALGSPLANSSVLNLYFLDSGDRAVVNGIRTYGWIKESQLLWLRGISKKLQESDQVLGTLPSMTPSLAFFHIPIPEIRTGPLEAIVGEYREHAASSLVNSGVLQSFVSMGDVKAVFIGHDHTNDFCGYLKGIWFCYGGGFGYHGYGRAGIPRRARVILMELEKGAKEWMGVERIETWKRYDDEKLSKVDEQVLWDIGSSR; encoded by the exons ATGAATTCTCAACAACAAACATGGATCCAATCTGTTGTTTACGTCACTTTAATCTCACTTTGTTTGTACTATATTCAAAACTTAATCTCTTCTAAATTGTTATTAGCAGACCTTAACAACAACACAATCATTCGCAAGAAACAACCATCTCTCCCACTTCATTTTCGCTCGGATGGAACTTTCAAAATCCTccag GTGGCTGATATGCACTATGGGAATGGGATAACAACTCGGTGCAGAGATGTGTTAGCTACTGAGTTTGAGTATTGTTCCGATCTTAACACTACCCGCTTCTTGAAAAGGATGATTGAAGCAGAGAAGCCTGATTTTATTGCTTTTACTG GTGATAATATATTTGGGACAAGTGCTTCTGATGCTGCAGAATCGCTGTTTGAAGTTTTTGGACCCGTTATAGAATCTAGGCTTCCGTGGGCAGCTGTCCTAGGAAACCATGATCAGGAATCCACCATGACTCGTGAGGAATTAATGACTTTTATCTCTCTCATGGATTATTCACTGTCACAACCCAACCCATCAGCCGGATATACCGATGAACATCCTCCAACACATATTGATGGTTATGGGAATTACAATCTCCAAGTTTTTGGTGCGTTAGGTTCCCCATTGGCGAACAGCAGTGTTCTTAATCTCTACTTTCTTGACAGTGGAGACAGAGCTGTCGTTAATGGAATTAGAACGTATGGATGGATTAAAGAATCTCAACTTCTTTGGCTACGCGGTATTTCTAAAAAACTTCAG GAAAGTGATCAGGTATTAGGCACTCTTCCTTCCATGACTCCATCACTGGCATTCTTCCATATTCCAATTCCAGAAATCCGTACAGGGCCTTTGGAAGCCATTGTTGGTGAGTATCGGGAACATGCAGCCTCTTCATTAGTTAACTCTGGAGTTCTGCAAAGTTTTGTTTCAATGGGTGATGTAAAGGCTGTTTTCATTGGTCATGATCACACTAACGACTTCTGTGGGTATCTAAAAGGTATATGGTTTTGTTATGGTGGAGGTTTTGGGTATCATGGTTATGGAAGGGCTGGAATACCGAGACGAGCAAGGGTTATACTGATGGAACTTGAAAAGGGGGCCAAGGAATGGATGGGAGTGGAGAGGATAGAAACGTGGAAGAGATATGACGACGAGAAGTTGAGCAAAGTTGATGAGCAGGTCTTATGGGACATTGGGTCTTCTAGATGA